A genome region from Hippopotamus amphibius kiboko isolate mHipAmp2 chromosome 1, mHipAmp2.hap2, whole genome shotgun sequence includes the following:
- the LOC130856718 gene encoding translationally-controlled tumor protein-like, whose amino-acid sequence MVSRTEGNIDDSLIGGNASAEGPEGEGTESTVVTGVNIIMDHHLQETSFTKEAYKKYIKDYMKSVKGKLEEQRPERVKPFMTGAAEQIKHILANFKNYQFFIGENMNPDGMVALMDCHEDDVTPHMIFFKDDLEMEKR is encoded by the coding sequence aTGGTCAGTAGGACGGAGGGTAACATTGATGACTCGCTCATTGGTGGAAATGCCTCTGCTGAAGGCCCTGAGGGCGAAGGTACCGAAAGCACAGTAGTCACTGGTGTCAATATTATCATGGACCATCACTTGCAGGAAACCAGTTTCACAAAGGAAGCCTACAAGAAGTACATCAAAGATTACATGAAGTCAGTCAAAGGGAAACTTGAAGAACAGagaccagaaagagtaaaaccttTTATGACAGGGGCTGCAGAACAGATCAAGCACATCCTTGCTAATTTCAAAAACTATCAGTTCTTTATTGGTGAAAACATGAATCCAGATGGCATGGTTGCTCTGATGGACTGCCATGAGGATGATGTGACCCCACATATGATTTTCTTTAAGGAtgatttagaaatggaaaaacgTTAA